From the genome of Nitrobacter sp. NHB1, one region includes:
- a CDS encoding efflux RND transporter periplasmic adaptor subunit: MNDPAHATARPLSEQKRKNADFLTIFRKPVTKYALTVIGILAVITAAVFIYSNHPINVQVATIERNVPIRVFGLGTTEARILSNIGFEVGATLTELRADHGDRVSEGQVLARLSTGEQDAKVGKARAALLVAEVNIAKSAANVEKARAVFTQKQETNRRKQTLAGRDVVSQQAAEEAIRDEAVAKADVTVAESEVESAKAQLTDARAQLQYEETMLRHRTLVAPFDAVVIERHKELGSVIKAGDPIFTLIAVGSYWGLAYVDEARAGFIEEGQPVEARLRSRPLESFTGRVVRIGLESDRLTEERRVYLRGENPPARVYLGEQVEFLITVAKLDKALLVPSAAVHGYDGRQGTVWTVEHGRLERRLVQFRHRTEDSRLEIVDGLPANARVVTRLENGLREGRAARATEAIPK; this comes from the coding sequence ATGAACGACCCTGCACACGCCACTGCTAGGCCACTATCCGAGCAGAAACGAAAAAACGCGGATTTTCTCACCATCTTTCGCAAGCCGGTAACGAAATATGCGCTGACAGTGATTGGCATCCTTGCCGTCATCACAGCGGCTGTCTTTATCTATTCCAACCACCCGATCAATGTTCAGGTGGCGACAATCGAGCGGAACGTTCCGATCCGGGTGTTCGGCCTGGGTACGACCGAGGCTCGCATTCTCTCGAACATCGGGTTTGAGGTCGGCGCCACGCTCACCGAACTGCGCGCCGACCATGGCGACCGTGTCAGCGAGGGGCAGGTACTTGCCCGACTTAGCACCGGCGAGCAGGATGCCAAGGTTGGCAAGGCACGTGCCGCACTGCTGGTCGCCGAGGTCAATATTGCCAAGAGCGCCGCCAATGTGGAGAAAGCGCGCGCGGTGTTCACCCAGAAGCAGGAGACAAATCGGCGCAAGCAGACCCTGGCCGGCCGTGACGTCGTGTCACAGCAAGCGGCGGAGGAAGCGATCCGCGACGAGGCCGTGGCCAAGGCGGACGTCACGGTAGCGGAGAGTGAGGTGGAGAGCGCCAAGGCGCAGCTGACTGATGCCCGCGCCCAGCTTCAGTACGAAGAGACCATGCTGCGGCACCGGACGCTGGTTGCGCCGTTCGATGCGGTCGTCATCGAGCGTCACAAGGAATTAGGTTCAGTGATCAAGGCTGGCGATCCGATCTTCACTCTCATTGCGGTCGGCAGCTATTGGGGCCTCGCCTATGTCGATGAGGCGCGCGCCGGTTTCATTGAGGAAGGGCAACCTGTCGAGGCGCGCCTGCGCTCCCGGCCGCTCGAATCCTTCACCGGCCGCGTGGTTCGTATCGGGCTCGAAAGCGATCGCCTCACCGAGGAGCGGCGCGTCTATCTCAGAGGCGAGAATCCACCGGCCCGTGTCTATCTCGGCGAACAGGTGGAGTTCTTAATCACGGTGGCCAAGCTCGACAAGGCACTGCTCGTGCCTTCGGCCGCGGTGCATGGCTACGACGGCCGGCAAGGCACGGTATGGACAGTGGAACACGGACGTTTGGAGCGCCGCCTGGTTCAATTCCGTCATCGCACTGAAGATTCCCGCCTTGAGATCGTCGATGGATTGCCCGCAAACGCCCGCGTCGTGACCCGGTTAGAGAACGGGCTGCGTGAAGGTCGCGCGGCGCGCGCGACCGAGGCGATACCCAAATGA
- a CDS encoding ABC transporter permease produces MNLAYRDIRHKLGRFLLTCLGLGLLLGVVLAMIGIYRGLVVDALTIARAPAIDLWVVQANTRGPFAEASRIPGDLREAVARIAGVTAAGSITYQTVEAEHQGGKLRLYVIGYELTRPGGPPEIAEGRDIARSHYEMVADHSSGLTLGERIRLGRRTFTVVGLTRNQVNSGGDPAVYIPLADAQKLQFELAPPAARVQLARGTGSASLNTVNAVVARLHPNASSDATAATIRRWKHLAAITQDNQELILSRSLVDRARRQIGLFTSLLLVVSAVIIAIIIYTMTMEKLKQIATLKLIGAPDRTIIGMIVQQAMALGLIGFAIAATLIIGIKDYFPRRVVLEPDNVAVLGVIVFVVCLLSSGLGVRAALRVDPATALGG; encoded by the coding sequence ATGAACCTCGCCTATCGTGACATCCGGCACAAGCTCGGCCGCTTTCTACTGACGTGCTTAGGGCTTGGTCTTTTGCTCGGCGTCGTGCTGGCCATGATCGGCATTTACCGTGGCCTCGTCGTCGATGCCCTGACGATCGCCCGGGCGCCGGCCATCGATCTGTGGGTCGTGCAAGCTAATACACGCGGTCCTTTCGCCGAAGCCTCACGGATTCCCGGTGACCTCCGCGAGGCAGTGGCGCGTATCGCGGGGGTGACCGCCGCTGGGAGCATCACCTATCAGACTGTCGAAGCTGAGCATCAGGGCGGCAAACTGAGGCTTTATGTCATAGGTTACGAACTGACGCGTCCGGGCGGGCCGCCGGAGATCGCCGAAGGCCGCGATATCGCGCGCAGCCATTACGAGATGGTCGCCGACCATTCATCGGGGCTCACCTTGGGCGAACGAATTCGGCTCGGCCGCAGAACGTTCACCGTCGTGGGGCTAACCCGGAACCAGGTCAATTCCGGCGGCGACCCTGCTGTCTACATTCCCCTGGCCGACGCACAAAAGCTGCAATTCGAACTCGCTCCGCCGGCGGCGCGGGTGCAGCTTGCCCGCGGCACAGGCAGCGCCAGCCTGAACACCGTCAATGCTGTGGTCGCTCGTCTACACCCGAATGCCTCCTCCGATGCTACCGCGGCAACGATACGACGCTGGAAGCATCTGGCGGCAATCACGCAGGATAATCAGGAGCTCATTCTGTCGCGCTCGCTGGTCGACCGCGCGCGGCGGCAGATCGGGCTGTTTACCTCGCTGCTGCTGGTTGTCTCGGCCGTCATCATCGCGATCATCATCTACACCATGACCATGGAGAAATTAAAGCAGATCGCCACGCTGAAGCTGATCGGGGCGCCCGACCGGACCATCATCGGCATGATCGTGCAGCAGGCGATGGCTCTCGGGCTGATCGGTTTCGCCATTGCCGCCACGCTTATCATCGGCATCAAAGATTACTTCCCCCGGCGCGTGGTGCTGGAGCCGGACAACGTGGCCGTGCTTGGCGTGATCGTATTCGTGGTGTGCCTGCTGTCCAGCGGCCTCGGCGTCCGTGCGGCGCTGCGGGTCGATCCGGCGACAGCGCTCGGAGGCTGA
- a CDS encoding ABC transporter ATP-binding protein — translation MAEQGSDTPLVRLESISKHFGEGETRVDALRDVSLEVFPRQVVALLGPSGSGKTTLLNVIGCILDPSAGAMELDGELVLYDGQWQRSDLRRLRLDKIGFIFQFHNLLPFLDATDNVAVVLQLAGADSATARRRAGDLLDDLEISHRKHAMPAKLSGGEAQRVAIARALANSPRIILADEPTAALDSKRAGIVMDLLRKLAVEHDAAIIAVTHDEKIFNRFDRIFHLRDGHLADA, via the coding sequence ATGGCGGAACAAGGATCAGACACGCCGCTGGTGCGGCTTGAGAGCATCTCCAAGCATTTTGGCGAAGGCGAGACGCGCGTGGACGCATTGCGTGACGTCTCGCTCGAAGTATTTCCCCGCCAGGTGGTAGCGCTGCTTGGACCTTCTGGCTCCGGCAAAACCACGCTCCTCAATGTCATTGGCTGCATTCTCGATCCGTCGGCGGGCGCGATGGAGCTCGACGGCGAGCTGGTTCTGTATGACGGGCAGTGGCAGCGCAGCGACCTGCGGCGTCTGAGGCTCGACAAGATCGGATTTATCTTCCAGTTCCACAATCTACTGCCGTTCCTTGATGCCACCGACAACGTCGCTGTTGTCCTGCAACTCGCAGGCGCCGACAGTGCGACGGCACGCAGGCGGGCCGGCGACCTGCTCGACGACCTGGAGATCAGCCACCGCAAACACGCCATGCCGGCCAAGCTCTCGGGCGGAGAGGCGCAGCGCGTGGCCATCGCTCGCGCGCTGGCCAACAGCCCGCGCATCATCCTCGCCGATGAACCGACCGCCGCGCTCGATTCCAAGCGTGCCGGTATCGTCATGGACCTGTTGCGCAAGCTCGCTGTTGAGCACGATGCTGCTATCATCGCCGTCACACATGATGAGAAGATTTTCAACCGTTTCGATCGCATCTTCCATCTCCGCGACGGCCACCTGGCCGATGCGTGA